A single window of Usitatibacter rugosus DNA harbors:
- a CDS encoding glycosyltransferase yields the protein MAKPNVSVVIPVYNEEAVLPQLFARLYPALDKLGVSYEVVFVNDGSIDKSVAMLREQFQLRPDVTRVVLFNGNFGQHMAIMAGFEYCRGDRVVTLDADLQNPPEEIGNLLAKMDEGHDYVGSIRRKRKDAAWRRWASRAMNRMRERLTHIQMTDQGCMLRAYDRPIIDAIRASREVSTFIPALAYSFSRNPTEIEVGHEDRHAGESKYSLYRLIRLNFDLVTGFSVVPLQLFSLFGILVSVLSVLVYIVVIVKRIALGEGHGIEVIWDRDILEFFLIGVQLFGMGLIGEYVGRIYQQVRERPRYLVQAILEKPE from the coding sequence ATGGCGAAGCCCAACGTCTCGGTCGTCATCCCCGTCTACAACGAGGAGGCCGTGCTGCCGCAGCTCTTCGCGCGGCTCTATCCCGCGCTGGACAAGCTGGGCGTCAGCTACGAGGTCGTGTTCGTGAACGACGGCAGCATCGACAAGTCGGTGGCGATGTTGCGCGAGCAATTCCAGCTGCGCCCCGACGTGACGCGTGTCGTGCTCTTCAACGGCAATTTTGGCCAGCACATGGCGATCATGGCCGGCTTCGAATACTGCCGCGGCGATCGTGTCGTCACCCTCGACGCCGACCTGCAGAACCCGCCCGAGGAGATCGGCAACCTGCTCGCGAAGATGGACGAGGGCCACGACTACGTCGGCTCCATCCGCCGCAAGCGCAAGGACGCGGCATGGCGGCGCTGGGCCTCGCGCGCGATGAACCGGATGCGCGAGCGGCTGACCCACATCCAGATGACCGACCAGGGCTGCATGCTGCGCGCCTACGACCGGCCGATCATCGACGCGATCCGCGCCTCGCGCGAGGTGAGCACGTTCATTCCCGCCCTCGCCTACTCGTTCTCGCGCAATCCGACCGAGATCGAGGTCGGGCACGAGGACCGGCACGCGGGCGAGTCCAAGTATTCGCTCTACCGGCTGATCCGCCTTAACTTCGACCTCGTCACCGGCTTCTCCGTGGTGCCGCTGCAGCTCTTCTCGCTCTTCGGGATCCTCGTCTCGGTGCTCTCGGTGCTGGTCTACATCGTGGTCATCGTGAAGCGCATCGCGCTCGGCGAAGGCCACGGCATCGAGGTGATCTGGGACCGCGACATCCTCGAGTTCTTCCTGATCGGCGTGCAGCTCTTCGGCATGGGCCTGATCGGCGAGTACGTGGGCCGCATCTACCAGCAGGTGCGCGAGCGGCCGCGCTACCTCGTCCAGGCGATCCTCGAAAAGCCGGAATGA
- a CDS encoding formyltransferase — MKSTAVVFAYHDVGVRCLSVLLDDGVDVKLVVTHEDDPKETVFFGSVRELAQSRGLEVATPTDANDPAFVERLRSIAPDFLFSFYYRKMLSPAVLASAKRGAFNMHGSLLPKYRGRAPVNWAVLKGERETGATLHEMVAKPDAGRIVGQQGVPIGEDDLAVDVFARVTAAAEATLRRELPKLLDGSATLSPQDLSQGSYYRGRKPEDGRIDWTQTAKAIHDLVRAVAPPYPGAFTRVAGQQLRVLRTRLAPGKTLGPRSALVATAEGLYAAGGDGEALEILELEVDGNPIAPRGFCDNIGFGPHLPDP; from the coding sequence ATGAAGTCCACCGCCGTCGTCTTCGCCTACCACGACGTGGGCGTGCGCTGCCTTTCGGTGCTGCTCGACGACGGCGTGGACGTGAAGCTCGTCGTCACGCACGAGGACGATCCGAAGGAGACGGTGTTCTTCGGCAGCGTCCGCGAGTTGGCGCAAAGCCGCGGGCTCGAGGTCGCAACACCCACCGATGCGAACGATCCCGCCTTCGTGGAGCGCCTGCGCTCGATCGCGCCCGATTTCCTCTTCTCGTTCTACTACCGGAAGATGCTCTCGCCTGCCGTGCTCGCCTCTGCGAAGCGCGGGGCCTTCAACATGCACGGCTCGCTGCTGCCGAAGTACCGCGGCCGCGCGCCCGTGAATTGGGCGGTATTGAAGGGCGAGCGCGAGACCGGCGCCACGCTGCACGAGATGGTGGCGAAGCCCGACGCGGGCCGCATCGTCGGCCAACAAGGGGTGCCGATCGGCGAGGACGACCTCGCCGTCGACGTCTTCGCTCGCGTGACGGCTGCGGCGGAGGCCACGCTGCGCCGGGAGCTTCCGAAGCTGCTGGACGGCTCGGCCACGCTCTCCCCGCAGGATCTCTCCCAGGGGAGCTACTACCGGGGGCGCAAGCCCGAGGACGGGCGCATCGACTGGACGCAGACAGCGAAGGCGATCCACGACCTCGTACGCGCCGTGGCGCCGCCCTATCCCGGCGCATTCACGCGCGTGGCCGGCCAGCAACTGCGCGTGTTGCGCACGCGCCTCGCACCCGGCAAAACCCTCGGGCCACGCTCCGCGCTGGTGGCGACGGCGGAGGGTTTGTACGCGGCGGGCGGCGACGGGGAGGCCCTGGAAATCCTCGAGCTCGAGGTGGACGGAAACCCCATCGCGCCACGGGGCTTCTGCGACAATATCGGTTTCGGCCCCCACCTTCCCGATCCCTAG
- a CDS encoding TMEM175 family protein: MATATAHPARFLHKHRIEALTDGIYAVAMTILVLELKFDHGATFATAADFHSALLHLFPKFFAWIISFSILATFWISHHRAFHFVKTVDVKLLWINLWGLIFASFLPFASSMVGEHTRFFTAQAMYAVTMAGMALVAIVQITYLERHPELCDPPVPHYVANGARFRCFSIVAVAILAIVISAWQPLFGTAAFILMAVMGRIGRGIETRAAEREAQLSSDRPFP, from the coding sequence ATGGCTACCGCGACGGCGCACCCCGCCCGGTTCCTCCACAAGCACCGCATCGAGGCCCTCACCGACGGCATCTACGCCGTGGCGATGACGATCCTCGTGCTCGAGCTCAAGTTCGACCACGGCGCGACCTTCGCCACCGCCGCAGACTTCCATTCCGCGCTGCTGCACCTCTTCCCCAAGTTCTTCGCGTGGATCATCAGCTTCTCGATCCTCGCGACGTTCTGGATCTCCCACCACCGAGCCTTCCATTTCGTGAAGACGGTGGACGTGAAGCTCCTCTGGATCAATTTGTGGGGACTGATCTTCGCGTCCTTCCTGCCGTTCGCCTCGTCGATGGTCGGCGAGCACACGCGCTTCTTCACCGCGCAGGCGATGTACGCGGTGACGATGGCCGGCATGGCGCTGGTAGCCATCGTGCAGATCACCTACCTCGAGCGGCATCCGGAGCTGTGCGATCCGCCCGTGCCGCACTACGTGGCCAACGGCGCCCGCTTCCGCTGCTTCAGCATCGTCGCGGTGGCGATCCTCGCCATCGTCATCTCCGCCTGGCAGCCGCTCTTCGGCACCGCGGCCTTCATCCTCATGGCCGTGATGGGCCGCATCGGACGGGGCATCGAAACGCGCGCCGCCGAACGCGAGGCCCAACTCTCCTCGGATCGACCCTTCCCATGA
- a CDS encoding bifunctional UDP-4-keto-pentose/UDP-xylose synthase: MKKICILGVNGFIGHHLSKKILAETDWEVYGMDMGSDRITDLMADPRFHFFEGDITINKEWIEYHVRKCDVILPLVAIATPATYVREPLRVFELDFEANLPIVRSCVKYKKRILFPSTSEVYGMCEDGEFDPYASNLVLGPIDKQRWIYSCSKQLMDRVIYAYGSMDQLDFTLFRPFNWIGAGLDSIHTAKEGSSRVITQFLGHIVRGEPIQLVDGGTQKRAFTYIDDGISALMKIIENKKGIATGQIYNVGNPKNNYSVRELAEMMLALAKTYPEYKRNAAKVKLVNTSAGKYYGKGYQDVKNRVPKIENTKKDLGWAPKVDMNTALKNIFDAYRGQLDEARTLAS, from the coding sequence ATGAAAAAGATCTGCATCCTCGGCGTCAACGGCTTCATCGGCCACCACCTCTCGAAGAAAATCCTCGCGGAGACGGACTGGGAGGTCTACGGCATGGACATGGGATCGGACCGCATCACCGACCTGATGGCCGATCCGCGCTTCCATTTCTTCGAAGGCGACATCACGATCAACAAGGAGTGGATCGAGTATCACGTCCGCAAGTGCGACGTGATCCTCCCGCTGGTGGCGATCGCCACCCCGGCCACGTACGTGCGCGAGCCGCTGCGGGTCTTCGAGCTCGACTTCGAAGCCAACCTGCCGATCGTGCGGAGCTGCGTGAAGTACAAGAAGCGCATCCTCTTCCCGTCGACCTCCGAGGTCTACGGCATGTGCGAGGACGGCGAATTCGATCCGTACGCGTCCAACCTGGTGCTGGGCCCGATCGACAAGCAGCGCTGGATCTACTCCTGCTCCAAGCAGCTCATGGACCGCGTGATCTACGCCTACGGCTCCATGGACCAGCTCGACTTCACGCTCTTCCGCCCGTTCAACTGGATCGGCGCGGGGCTGGACTCGATCCACACCGCGAAGGAAGGCAGCTCGCGGGTCATCACGCAGTTCCTCGGCCACATCGTGCGCGGGGAGCCGATCCAGCTCGTGGACGGCGGCACGCAGAAGCGCGCCTTCACGTATATCGACGACGGCATCTCGGCGTTGATGAAGATCATCGAGAACAAGAAGGGCATCGCCACCGGGCAGATCTACAACGTCGGCAACCCGAAGAACAACTATTCGGTGCGCGAGCTGGCGGAGATGATGCTGGCCCTCGCGAAGACCTACCCCGAGTACAAGCGCAACGCCGCGAAGGTGAAGCTCGTGAACACCAGCGCCGGCAAGTACTACGGCAAGGGCTACCAGGACGTGAAGAACCGCGTGCCGAAGATCGAGAACACGAAGAAGGATCTCGGGTGGGCGCCGAAGGTGGACATGAACACGGCGCTGAAGAACATCTTCGATGCCTATCGGGGCCAACTCGACGAAGCGCGGACCTTGGCGAGTTAG
- the purE gene encoding 5-(carboxyamino)imidazole ribonucleotide mutase, producing MGSQSDWDVMQNAARVLKDFGVPYEHLVVSAHRTPDKMFEYASQARTRGLQCIIAGAGGAAHLPGMLASKTTLPVLGVPVPSKHLAGQDSLYSIVQMPKGIPVATFAIGEAGAANAGLFAVSLLAGSDTGLAQKLAEYRAKLAEQVAAMQLPDVL from the coding sequence ATGGGTTCCCAGAGCGATTGGGACGTGATGCAGAACGCGGCGCGCGTGCTGAAGGATTTCGGCGTGCCCTATGAGCATCTCGTGGTCTCGGCCCACCGCACGCCCGACAAGATGTTCGAGTACGCGTCCCAGGCGCGCACTCGCGGGCTGCAATGCATCATCGCCGGCGCCGGCGGTGCCGCCCACCTGCCCGGCATGCTCGCGTCGAAGACCACGCTGCCCGTGCTGGGCGTGCCCGTGCCCTCGAAGCACCTTGCGGGACAGGATTCCCTCTATTCGATCGTGCAGATGCCCAAGGGCATCCCCGTGGCCACCTTCGCCATCGGCGAGGCGGGTGCGGCCAATGCCGGTCTCTTCGCCGTGAGCCTGCTCGCCGGTTCCGACACGGGCCTCGCGCAGAAGCTCGCCGAGTACCGCGCCAAGCTCGCCGAGCAGGTGGCGGCGATGCAGCTGCCCGACGTCTTGTGA
- a CDS encoding 5-(carboxyamino)imidazole ribonucleotide synthase, translating to MLGGGQLGRMFTVAARTLGYRVTVLDPDPLSPAAEFATGHLNTAYTHPVSLDELAQTCAAVTTEFENAPAEALTALAARTVVRPSGDSVSIAQDRAREKGFFADHGFPLGPYAVIRTDEDFGPALERVKLPALLKTARFGYDGKGQASIATRADLERVFGDWKRVPCILEERLTLERELSVILARGADGEVAVFPVAENRHANGILDVTIAPARIPDAMAKEATALATRLASELQYVGVLAVEMFVVGGKLLLNEIAPRPHNSGHYTMDACRTSQFEQQVRVLCGLPLGDPSQHTPAVMVNLLGDIWRGGGEPQWDAVLRHPGAHLHLYGKREARPGRKMGHVTVCEPTVERAYEVAMAIRRDLGIAESAGTPLRV from the coding sequence TTGCTGGGCGGCGGGCAGTTGGGCCGCATGTTCACCGTGGCCGCGCGCACGCTGGGCTACCGCGTCACGGTGCTCGATCCCGATCCGCTCTCGCCCGCGGCGGAGTTCGCCACGGGCCACCTCAACACGGCGTACACGCATCCGGTCTCGCTGGACGAGCTCGCGCAGACCTGCGCCGCGGTCACCACCGAGTTCGAGAACGCGCCCGCCGAGGCCCTCACGGCCCTCGCCGCCCGCACGGTCGTTCGGCCCAGCGGCGATTCCGTTTCCATCGCGCAAGACCGCGCGCGCGAAAAGGGCTTCTTCGCCGACCACGGCTTCCCGCTCGGCCCGTACGCGGTGATTCGCACCGATGAAGATTTCGGCCCGGCCCTGGAGCGCGTGAAGCTGCCGGCCCTCCTGAAGACGGCGCGCTTCGGCTACGACGGCAAGGGGCAGGCGTCGATCGCCACGCGTGCCGACCTGGAGCGCGTCTTCGGCGACTGGAAGCGGGTCCCGTGCATCCTCGAGGAACGCCTCACGCTCGAACGCGAGCTGTCGGTGATCCTCGCGCGCGGCGCCGACGGCGAGGTGGCGGTATTTCCCGTCGCGGAGAACCGGCACGCGAACGGCATCCTCGACGTGACGATCGCCCCCGCGCGGATTCCCGACGCGATGGCGAAGGAGGCCACGGCCCTCGCGACGCGCCTCGCCTCCGAGCTGCAGTACGTGGGCGTGCTCGCGGTGGAGATGTTCGTGGTGGGCGGCAAGCTGCTGCTGAACGAGATCGCCCCGCGCCCGCACAACAGCGGCCACTACACGATGGACGCGTGCCGCACGTCGCAGTTCGAGCAGCAGGTGCGCGTGCTCTGCGGCCTGCCGCTGGGCGACCCGTCGCAGCACACGCCGGCGGTGATGGTGAACCTGCTGGGCGACATCTGGCGCGGTGGCGGCGAGCCGCAATGGGACGCGGTGCTGCGGCATCCCGGCGCCCACCTGCACCTCTACGGCAAGCGCGAGGCGCGGCCGGGCCGCAAGATGGGCCATGTGACCGTGTGCGAACCGACGGTGGAGCGCGCGTACGAAGTGGCGATGGCCATCCGCCGCGACCTGGGCATCGCTGAATCCGCTGGAACTCCCCTCCGCGTCTGA
- a CDS encoding head GIN domain-containing protein, giving the protein MQTILSRFALLFLSTVATTVLAASLTGSGKPVTETRAVSGFTGIAFSIPGQLELTQGDTESLVITADDNVLPEIQTVVEKGTLRIRFAKDSLSTSNITVRVKVTARTLEHLAVGGAGDMSTGALKAGKLSLSVGGSGNIVVASLVASDLSAQVGGSGNITVKGGTTDTLSTSVGGSGNVTTTRLAARKASVNVGGSGNASLWASESLSINVAGSGNVRYYGDAKVSRAIVGSGEVKRLGAAPT; this is encoded by the coding sequence ATGCAAACCATCCTGTCCCGCTTCGCCCTGCTCTTCCTTTCCACCGTCGCCACGACGGTCCTCGCCGCGTCGCTCACCGGCTCCGGCAAGCCCGTCACGGAGACGCGCGCGGTCTCCGGCTTCACGGGCATCGCCTTTTCGATCCCCGGCCAGCTCGAGCTCACCCAGGGCGACACGGAGAGCCTCGTGATCACCGCGGACGACAACGTGCTGCCCGAGATCCAGACGGTGGTCGAGAAAGGCACGCTCAGGATCCGGTTCGCGAAGGACAGCCTCAGCACCTCGAACATCACCGTGCGGGTCAAGGTCACGGCGCGCACGCTCGAGCACCTGGCGGTCGGCGGCGCGGGCGACATGAGCACCGGTGCGCTCAAGGCCGGCAAGCTCTCGCTGTCGGTCGGTGGCTCCGGCAACATCGTCGTCGCGTCGCTCGTGGCGAGCGACCTTTCGGCCCAGGTCGGAGGCAGCGGCAACATCACGGTGAAGGGCGGCACGACGGATACGCTCAGCACGTCCGTCGGCGGATCGGGCAACGTGACCACCACGCGGCTCGCCGCGCGCAAGGCCTCCGTGAACGTGGGCGGCTCGGGCAATGCGAGCCTGTGGGCGAGCGAGTCGCTCTCCATCAACGTCGCCGGCTCGGGCAACGTGCGCTACTACGGCGATGCGAAGGTGAGCCGTGCCATCGTGGGCTCGGGCGAGGTCAAGCGCCTGGGCGCCGCTCCCACCTGA
- a CDS encoding zinc-dependent peptidase: protein MLGLAWLRRKPGEPTLAVTPELWQRATAPWLFMRGLAPADVERLRLLSENFLSTKHFSGTHDLEITPLMKVHVAAQACILVLELGIEWYEGWSEIIVYPSQFAPEREVMDEAGVVHITNDPMAGEAWLGGPVVLSYEDVAMTGDEETRVAGYNVVIHEFAHKLDMRHGEPNGFPPLHDGMSVAAWRKAFAAAYEDFCARVDAADELSERDDGAALDELPIDPYGAESPGEFFAVISEAFFETPELLSPEYPAVYEQLRLFYRQDPLARLTSSSSPS, encoded by the coding sequence ATGCTCGGGCTCGCCTGGCTGCGGCGCAAGCCCGGCGAGCCGACGCTCGCGGTCACCCCGGAGCTCTGGCAGCGCGCCACGGCGCCGTGGCTCTTCATGCGCGGCCTCGCTCCTGCCGATGTCGAGCGCCTGCGCTTGCTCTCGGAAAATTTCCTCTCGACGAAGCACTTCTCCGGCACGCACGACCTCGAGATCACGCCGCTCATGAAGGTGCACGTGGCGGCGCAGGCCTGCATCCTCGTCCTGGAGCTCGGCATCGAGTGGTACGAGGGCTGGTCGGAGATCATCGTGTATCCCAGCCAGTTCGCCCCCGAGCGCGAGGTCATGGACGAAGCCGGGGTCGTGCACATCACGAACGACCCGATGGCGGGCGAGGCGTGGCTCGGCGGACCGGTCGTGCTCTCGTACGAGGACGTGGCGATGACCGGCGACGAGGAAACGCGCGTCGCGGGCTACAACGTCGTGATCCATGAATTCGCGCACAAGCTCGACATGCGACACGGCGAGCCCAACGGCTTTCCGCCGCTGCATGACGGCATGAGCGTCGCGGCGTGGCGCAAGGCGTTTGCCGCGGCGTACGAGGATTTCTGCGCGCGCGTGGATGCCGCCGACGAGCTCTCGGAGCGAGACGACGGCGCGGCGCTGGACGAGCTGCCGATCGATCCCTACGGTGCGGAAAGTCCCGGCGAGTTCTTCGCCGTCATCTCGGAAGCGTTCTTCGAGACGCCGGAGCTGCTCTCGCCGGAATACCCGGCGGTCTACGAGCAGCTTCGGCTTTTCTACCGGCAGGATCCGCTCGCGCGGCTCACTTCGTCGAGTTCGCCTTCCTGA
- a CDS encoding P-II family nitrogen regulator, with amino-acid sequence MKKIEAVVKPFKLDEVREALSEIGVSGLTVTEVKGFGRQKGHTELYRGSEYVVDFLPKVKVEVVVADSLLEKAMDAIVKAARTGKIGDGKIFVFDVAQVVRIRTGETGEDAV; translated from the coding sequence ATGAAGAAGATCGAAGCCGTCGTGAAGCCCTTCAAGCTCGACGAGGTCCGCGAGGCCCTCTCCGAGATCGGGGTCTCGGGCCTCACCGTGACGGAAGTGAAGGGCTTCGGCCGCCAGAAGGGCCACACGGAGCTCTATCGCGGCTCGGAGTACGTGGTCGACTTCCTGCCCAAGGTGAAGGTCGAGGTCGTGGTCGCCGATTCGCTGCTCGAGAAGGCCATGGACGCCATCGTGAAGGCCGCGCGCACCGGAAAGATCGGCGACGGCAAGATCTTCGTCTTCGACGTGGCCCAGGTCGTGCGGATCCGCACCGGGGAAACGGGCGAGGACGCGGTCTAG
- a CDS encoding NAD+ synthase, which translates to MKIAVAQINMTVGDFAGNADRIRQAVDAARAQGARLVVAPELALSGYPPEDLLLRDDFNDQCVAELQKLATYCLDIALVVGHPYREGRTRYNAASLLRHGRIEQIYFKQRLPNYQVFDEKRYFETGNRPCVFEIEGRKIGLTICEDLWFPEPAAQAKAAGAELLLSINASPYNRNKLAERYSVMGARVKETGLPLLYVHWVGGQDELVFDGASFAMDGTGALTYQAETFQEALDILEFEGSAAKGTMAPPLTEEEVIYRALMTGTRDYVNKNGFPGVMLGLSGGIDSALVLAIAVDALGPDRVHAVMMPSDYTASMSIEDAREMAKLQGVKYTEIAIKPMFDAFRAALAPSFEGRAEDATEENLQSRIRGTLLMAMSNKFGSIVVTTGNKSEMATGYATLYGDMAGGYAVIKDIVKTLVYRLSNWRNSKGRVIPQRVIDRAPSAELKPDQTDQDTLPPYEVLDVVVEKYMERDMTPEAIASLGYDIEAIRQVVRLIRVNEYKRRQAPPGVRITPRSFGKDWRYPITSGFRPKA; encoded by the coding sequence ATGAAGATCGCCGTCGCCCAGATCAACATGACCGTGGGCGATTTCGCCGGCAACGCGGACCGGATCCGCCAGGCCGTCGACGCCGCCCGCGCCCAGGGCGCGCGCCTCGTGGTCGCCCCCGAGCTGGCCCTCTCCGGCTATCCGCCCGAGGACCTCCTGCTCCGCGACGATTTCAACGACCAGTGCGTGGCCGAGCTGCAGAAGCTCGCGACCTATTGCCTGGACATCGCCCTCGTCGTGGGCCACCCGTACCGCGAGGGCCGCACGCGCTACAACGCCGCGTCGCTGCTGCGCCACGGCCGCATCGAGCAGATCTACTTCAAGCAGCGCCTGCCCAACTACCAGGTCTTCGACGAGAAGCGCTACTTCGAGACCGGCAACCGCCCGTGCGTGTTCGAGATCGAGGGCCGCAAGATCGGCCTCACGATCTGCGAGGACCTCTGGTTCCCCGAGCCGGCCGCGCAGGCCAAGGCCGCGGGCGCCGAGCTGCTGCTGTCCATCAACGCCTCGCCGTACAACCGCAACAAGCTCGCCGAGCGCTACTCGGTGATGGGCGCGCGCGTGAAGGAGACGGGCCTGCCGCTGCTCTACGTGCACTGGGTGGGCGGCCAGGACGAGCTGGTCTTCGACGGGGCCTCGTTCGCGATGGACGGCACCGGAGCGCTCACCTATCAGGCGGAAACCTTCCAGGAAGCGCTCGACATCCTCGAGTTCGAGGGCAGCGCCGCCAAGGGCACGATGGCACCGCCGCTCACCGAAGAGGAAGTCATCTACCGCGCGCTGATGACCGGCACGCGCGACTACGTGAACAAGAACGGCTTCCCCGGCGTGATGCTGGGATTGTCCGGCGGCATCGACTCGGCGCTGGTGCTCGCCATCGCCGTCGATGCGCTGGGGCCGGACCGTGTGCATGCGGTGATGATGCCTTCCGACTACACGGCCTCGATGAGCATCGAGGACGCGCGAGAGATGGCGAAGCTCCAGGGCGTGAAGTACACCGAGATCGCCATCAAGCCGATGTTCGACGCGTTCCGCGCCGCGCTGGCACCCAGCTTCGAAGGACGCGCCGAGGACGCCACCGAGGAGAACCTCCAGTCGCGCATCCGCGGCACGCTGCTGATGGCGATGTCCAACAAGTTCGGCTCGATCGTCGTCACCACCGGCAACAAGAGCGAGATGGCCACGGGCTACGCCACGCTCTACGGCGACATGGCCGGCGGCTACGCGGTCATCAAGGACATCGTGAAGACGCTGGTCTATCGCCTGTCCAACTGGAGGAACTCCAAGGGCCGCGTGATCCCGCAGCGCGTCATCGACCGCGCGCCTTCCGCGGAGCTGAAGCCCGACCAGACCGACCAGGACACGCTGCCGCCCTACGAGGTGCTCGACGTCGTGGTGGAGAAGTACATGGAGCGCGACATGACCCCCGAGGCCATCGCGAGCCTGGGCTATGACATCGAGGCCATACGGCAGGTCGTGCGCCTGATCCGCGTGAACGAGTACAAGCGCCGCCAGGCCCCGCCGGGCGTGCGTATCACCCCTCGGTCCTTCGGCAAGGACTGGCGATATCCTATAACGTCGGGCTTCCGGCCCAAGGCCTAG
- a CDS encoding GNAT family N-acetyltransferase: MTQPRLLASLDEIPAAQWNALAGDNPTVAYAFLDSLHRSGSAAPEAGWVPQYYTLWDGPKLRGAVPLYVKSHSYGEYVFDWAWADAHEQHGIAYYPKLLSAVPFTPATGPRLLAVDAATRTELAAGLLRLAKHSDASSAHVLFPPEDDAVALREAGWLERTGVQFHWRNPGYASFEAFLAELSHDKRKKIRQERRRVAEAGVVLRRVTGHDATADDWDFFNACYRRTYRAHRSTPYLNRAFFGMLGERMPGNTMLVIAEREGKPVASALNLYSGSALYGRYWGAAEFVAGLHFEACYYQAMEFCIERGIALFEGGAQGEHKHARGFLPHVTRSFHWLAHPAFYRAVDEYLEREGEHIAQYVDELNDHSPFKSKPGSE; the protein is encoded by the coding sequence TTGACGCAACCGCGCCTGCTCGCGTCGCTCGACGAAATCCCCGCTGCGCAATGGAACGCCCTGGCCGGTGACAATCCCACCGTCGCCTACGCGTTCCTGGACAGCTTGCACCGCTCCGGGAGCGCCGCGCCCGAGGCCGGGTGGGTGCCGCAGTACTACACGCTCTGGGACGGCCCGAAGCTGCGTGGCGCCGTGCCCCTGTATGTGAAGTCGCATTCCTATGGCGAGTACGTCTTCGACTGGGCCTGGGCCGATGCCCACGAGCAGCACGGGATCGCGTACTACCCCAAGCTGCTGTCCGCGGTGCCGTTCACGCCGGCGACCGGGCCGAGGCTGCTGGCCGTGGATGCCGCGACGCGCACCGAGCTCGCCGCGGGGCTGCTCAGGCTGGCGAAGCACTCCGATGCCTCATCGGCGCACGTCCTGTTTCCGCCCGAGGACGATGCCGTGGCGTTACGAGAGGCGGGTTGGCTCGAGCGCACCGGGGTGCAGTTCCATTGGCGCAATCCCGGCTATGCGAGCTTCGAGGCCTTCCTCGCCGAGCTCTCGCACGACAAGCGCAAGAAGATCCGCCAGGAGCGCCGCCGCGTGGCCGAGGCTGGCGTGGTACTTCGCCGCGTGACCGGACACGACGCGACCGCCGATGACTGGGACTTCTTCAATGCCTGTTATCGGCGCACCTACCGCGCACACCGCTCGACGCCGTACCTCAATCGCGCGTTCTTCGGGATGCTGGGCGAGCGCATGCCGGGCAACACGATGCTCGTGATCGCCGAGCGCGAGGGCAAGCCGGTCGCCTCGGCACTGAACCTCTACTCGGGGAGCGCGCTCTACGGGCGCTACTGGGGCGCCGCGGAGTTCGTGGCCGGCCTGCACTTCGAGGCGTGCTACTACCAGGCGATGGAGTTCTGCATCGAGCGCGGCATCGCGCTCTTCGAAGGCGGTGCGCAGGGCGAGCACAAGCACGCTCGCGGATTCCTGCCGCACGTCACCCGCTCCTTCCACTGGCTCGCCCACCCGGCCTTCTACCGCGCCGTCGACGAATACCTCGAGCGCGAGGGCGAGCACATCGCCCAGTACGTCGACGAGCTCAACGACCACTCCCCGTTCAAATCAAAACCCGGGTCAGAGTAG